One window of Methanobacterium sp. genomic DNA carries:
- a CDS encoding universal stress protein, whose translation MYEKILVATMGEYMDPIIEHTLDIIQERETEVIGIYVVETSVPFLTPKKVKEMMVTELTAKGEEILDSMKQEFQSPKHYMIKFRGVMREGSPADEIVKVAEDEGVDLIVLGTGKNIVDKRLLGSVSEKVVHSAPCTILLVRTS comes from the coding sequence ATGTACGAAAAGATACTGGTTGCAACCATGGGCGAATACATGGATCCCATAATTGAACATACATTGGATATTATTCAGGAAAGAGAAACTGAAGTAATAGGTATTTATGTGGTGGAGACTTCTGTACCATTTTTAACTCCTAAAAAGGTTAAGGAAATGATGGTTACTGAGTTAACTGCTAAGGGTGAAGAAATTCTGGATAGTATGAAACAGGAATTCCAGTCACCCAAACATTACATGATAAAATTCAGGGGAGTAATGCGTGAGGGTAGTCCTGCAGATGAGATTGTGAAGGTTGCCGAAGATGAAGGTGTTGACCTTATAGTCCTGGGAACCGGTAAGAACATCGTGGACAAACGTTTACTGGGCAGTGTTTCAGAAAAAGTCGTACACTCAGCTCCCTGCACCATACTACTGGTGAGAACCAGTTAA
- a CDS encoding calcium/sodium antiporter — translation MIEIVALLGVLAISLIIVIKSADLFVDNLVDIGGALGISEIILGVTASAIGTSLPEFGSAVIASLSGSVEIGVGTVIGSNIWNIAGILGISAAVAGLIRTNKEGLTRDWLMMLISSLILIFFMLFGNINWIASVVMITVYCFYMWILIKSQRKHSADEKTKIEPIKPEPITKNPEKQEGPKKAINKKSIAFVVMGLIGLIVGCRLLVYSGVELAHIVGIPEMIMGLFTLAIGTSIPELVVTLSSAMKGLHDLSIGTVLGSNTFNIIIGIGIPALILSVPVETLSLTFDAPVMIFVTVLLMALIKMGKGKLNRVGGIILLVTYLVYAVFRIFVLG, via the coding sequence TTGATTGAAATAGTCGCACTTCTAGGGGTATTAGCAATTTCCCTAATAATAGTAATAAAATCTGCGGATCTTTTCGTTGATAATTTAGTTGATATTGGTGGAGCTTTAGGAATATCTGAGATAATTTTAGGAGTAACAGCTTCTGCAATTGGAACTTCTCTTCCGGAATTTGGGTCAGCAGTGATAGCCTCTTTATCTGGCAGTGTAGAGATAGGGGTGGGGACCGTTATAGGTTCAAACATATGGAATATAGCGGGAATTCTAGGTATATCAGCCGCTGTAGCAGGGTTAATTCGCACTAACAAGGAAGGATTAACTCGTGATTGGCTTATGATGCTGATTAGTTCTTTAATTCTAATATTTTTCATGTTATTTGGGAACATAAACTGGATAGCTTCGGTAGTCATGATTACAGTATACTGTTTTTATATGTGGATTTTAATCAAATCACAAAGGAAACATAGTGCTGATGAAAAAACCAAGATAGAACCGATAAAACCAGAACCTATAACTAAAAATCCTGAAAAACAGGAGGGTCCGAAAAAGGCCATAAACAAAAAATCAATAGCATTTGTAGTTATGGGATTGATTGGACTAATTGTGGGCTGCAGGCTTCTGGTTTACAGTGGAGTGGAACTGGCTCATATTGTTGGTATACCTGAGATGATAATGGGGCTCTTTACACTAGCCATTGGTACCAGTATCCCTGAACTGGTGGTCACCCTTTCTTCAGCCATGAAGGGATTGCATGATCTTTCCATAGGTACAGTACTGGGAAGTAACACCTTCAACATTATAATCGGAATTGGAATACCTGCACTGATCCTAAGTGTGCCTGTGGAAACACTTTCTTTGACTTTTGATGCTCCGGTTATGATATTTGTGACTGTTTTATTGATGGCACTTATAAAAATGGGTAAAGGAAAATTGAACAGAGTTGGAGGCATAATATTGTTAGTCACATATCTTGTTTATGCCGTGTTCAGGATATTTGTACTTGGTTAA